From Pan troglodytes isolate AG18354 chromosome 9, NHGRI_mPanTro3-v2.0_pri, whole genome shotgun sequence, the proteins below share one genomic window:
- the SLC3A2 gene encoding amino acid transporter heavy chain SLC3A2 isoform X2 has product MELQLPEASIAVVSIPRQLPGSRSEAGVQGLSAGDDSELGSHCVAQTGLELLASGDPLPSASQNAEMIETGSDCVTQAGLQLLASSDPPALASKNAEVTETGFHHVSQADLEFLTSTDPTASASGSAGITGTMSQDTEVDMKEVELNELEPEKQPMNAASGAAMSLAGAEKNGLVKIKVAEDEAEAAAAAKFTGLSKEELLKVAGSPGWVRTRWALLLLFWLGWLGMLAGAVVIIVRAPRCRELPAQKWWHTGALYRIGDLQAFQGHGAGNLAGLKGRLDYLSSLKVKGLVLGPIHKNQKDDVAQTDLLQIDPNFGSKEDFDSLLQSAKKKSIRVILDLTPNYRGENSWFSTQVDTVATKVKDALEFWLQAGVDGFQVRDIENLKDASSFLAEWQNITKGFSEDRLLIAGTNSSDLQQILSLLESNKDLLLTSSYLSDSGSTGEHTKSLVTQYLNATGNHWCSWSLSQARLLTSFLPAQLLRLYQLMLFTLPGTPVFSYGDEIGLDAAALPGQPMEAPVMLWDESSFPDIPGAVSANMTVKGQSEDPGSLLSLFRRLSDQRSKERSLLHGDFHAFSAGPGLFSYIRHWDQNERFLVVLNFGDVGLSAGLQASDLPASASLPAKADLLLSTQPGREEGSPLELERLKLEPHEGLLLRFPYAA; this is encoded by the exons agttggggtctcactgtgttgcccagactggtctcgaactcttggcctcaggtgatcctcttccCTCAGCTTCCCAGAATGCCGAGATGAtag agacggggtctgactgtgttacccaggctggtcttcaactcttggcctcaagtgatcctcctgccttagcttccaagaatgctgaggttacag aaacggggtttcaccatgttagccaggctgatcttgaattcctgacctcaactgatccaactgcctcggcctccggaagtgctgggattacag GCACCATGAGCCAGGACACCGAGGTGGATATGAAGGAGGTGGAGCTGAATGAGTTAGAGCCCGAGAAGCAGCCGATGAACGCGGCGTCTGGGGCGGCCATGTCCCTGGCGGGAGCCGAGAAGAATGGTCTGGTGAAGATCAAGGTGGCGGAAGACGAGGCGGAGGCGGCAGCCGCGGCTAAGTTCACGGGCCTGTCCAAGGAGGAGCTGCTGAAGGTGGCAGGCAGCCCCGGCTGGGTACGCACCCGCTGGGCACTGCTGCTGCTCTTCTGGCTCGGCTGGCTCGGCATGCTGGCGGGTGCCGTGGTCATAATCGTGCGGGCGCCGCGTTGTCGCGAGCTACCGGCGCAGAAGTGGTGGCACACGGGCGCCCTCTACCGCATCGGCGACCTTCAGGCCTTCCAGGGCCACGGCGCGGGCAACCTGGCGG GTCTGAAGGGGCGTCTCGATTACCTGAGCTCTCTGAAGGTGAAGGGCCTTGTGCTGGGCCCAATTCACAAGAACCAGAAGGATGATGTCGCTCAGACTGACTTGCTGCAGATCGACCCCAATTTTGGCTCCAAGGAAGATTTTGACAGTCTCTTGCAATCGGCTAAAAAAAAGA GCATCCGTGTCATTCTGGACCTTACTCCCAACTACCGGGGTGAGAACTCGTGGTTCTCCACTCAGGTTGACACTGTGGCCACCAAGGTGAAG GATGCTCTGGAGTTTTGGCTGCAAGCTGGCGTGGATGGGTTCCAGGTTCGGGACATAGAGAATCTGAAG gATGCATCCTCATTTTTGGCTGAGTGGCAAAACATCACCAAGGGCTTCAGTGAAGACAG GCTCTTGATTGCGGGGACTAACTCCTCCGACCTTCAGCAGATCCTGAGCCTACTCGAATCCAACAAAGACTTGCTGTTGACTAGCTCATACCTGTCTGATTCTGGTTCTACTGGGGAGCATACAAAATCCCTAGTCACACAGTATTTGAATGCCACTGGCAATCACTGGTGCAGCTGGAGT TTGTCTCAGGCAAGGCTCCTGACTTCCTTCTTGCCGGCTCAACTTCTCCGACTCTACCAGCTGATGCTCTTCACCCTGCCAGGGACCCCTGTTTTCAGCTACGGGGATGAGATTGGCCTGGATGCGGCTGCCCTTCCTGGACAG CCTATGGAGGCTCCAGTCATGCTGTGGGATGAGTCCAGCTTCCCTGACATCCCAGGGGCTGTAAGTGCcaacatgactgtgaag GGCCAGAGTGAAGACCCTGGCTCCCTCCTTTCCTTGTTCCGGCGGCTGAGTGACCAGCGGAGTAAGGAGCGCTCCCTACTGCATGGGGACTTCCACGCGTTCTCCGCTGGGCCTGGACTCTTCTCCTATATCCGCCACTGGGACCAGAATGAGCGTTTTCTGGTAGTGCTTAACTTTGGGGATGTGGGCCTCTCGGCTGGACTGCAGGCCTCCGACCTGCCTGCCAGCGCCAGCCTGCCAGCCAAGGCTGACCTCCTGCTCAGCACCCAGCCAGGCCGTGAGGAGGGCTCCCCTCTTGAGCTGGAACGCCTGAAACTGGAGCCTCACGAAGGGCTGCTGCTCCGCTTCCCCTACGCGGCCTGA
- the SLC3A2 gene encoding amino acid transporter heavy chain SLC3A2 isoform X7, whose amino-acid sequence MELQLPEASIAVVSIPRQLPGSRSEAGVQGLSAGDDSELGSHCVAQTGLELLASGDPLPSASQNAEMIGTMSQDTEVDMKEVELNELEPEKQPMNAASGAAMSLAGAEKNGLVKIKVAEDEAEAAAAAKFTGLSKEELLKVAGSPGWVRTRWALLLLFWLGWLGMLAGAVVIIVRAPRCRELPAQKWWHTGALYRIGDLQAFQGHGAGNLAGLKGRLDYLSSLKVKGLVLGPIHKNQKDDVAQTDLLQIDPNFGSKEDFDSLLQSAKKKSIRVILDLTPNYRGENSWFSTQVDTVATKVKDALEFWLQAGVDGFQVRDIENLKDASSFLAEWQNITKGFSEDRLLIAGTNSSDLQQILSLLESNKDLLLTSSYLSDSGSTGEHTKSLVTQYLNATGNHWCSWSLSQARLLTSFLPAQLLRLYQLMLFTLPGTPVFSYGDEIGLDAAALPGQPMEAPVMLWDESSFPDIPGAVSANMTVKGQSEDPGSLLSLFRRLSDQRSKERSLLHGDFHAFSAGPGLFSYIRHWDQNERFLVVLNFGDVGLSAGLQASDLPASASLPAKADLLLSTQPGREEGSPLELERLKLEPHEGLLLRFPYAA is encoded by the exons agttggggtctcactgtgttgcccagactggtctcgaactcttggcctcaggtgatcctcttccCTCAGCTTCCCAGAATGCCGAGATGAtag GCACCATGAGCCAGGACACCGAGGTGGATATGAAGGAGGTGGAGCTGAATGAGTTAGAGCCCGAGAAGCAGCCGATGAACGCGGCGTCTGGGGCGGCCATGTCCCTGGCGGGAGCCGAGAAGAATGGTCTGGTGAAGATCAAGGTGGCGGAAGACGAGGCGGAGGCGGCAGCCGCGGCTAAGTTCACGGGCCTGTCCAAGGAGGAGCTGCTGAAGGTGGCAGGCAGCCCCGGCTGGGTACGCACCCGCTGGGCACTGCTGCTGCTCTTCTGGCTCGGCTGGCTCGGCATGCTGGCGGGTGCCGTGGTCATAATCGTGCGGGCGCCGCGTTGTCGCGAGCTACCGGCGCAGAAGTGGTGGCACACGGGCGCCCTCTACCGCATCGGCGACCTTCAGGCCTTCCAGGGCCACGGCGCGGGCAACCTGGCGG GTCTGAAGGGGCGTCTCGATTACCTGAGCTCTCTGAAGGTGAAGGGCCTTGTGCTGGGCCCAATTCACAAGAACCAGAAGGATGATGTCGCTCAGACTGACTTGCTGCAGATCGACCCCAATTTTGGCTCCAAGGAAGATTTTGACAGTCTCTTGCAATCGGCTAAAAAAAAGA GCATCCGTGTCATTCTGGACCTTACTCCCAACTACCGGGGTGAGAACTCGTGGTTCTCCACTCAGGTTGACACTGTGGCCACCAAGGTGAAG GATGCTCTGGAGTTTTGGCTGCAAGCTGGCGTGGATGGGTTCCAGGTTCGGGACATAGAGAATCTGAAG gATGCATCCTCATTTTTGGCTGAGTGGCAAAACATCACCAAGGGCTTCAGTGAAGACAG GCTCTTGATTGCGGGGACTAACTCCTCCGACCTTCAGCAGATCCTGAGCCTACTCGAATCCAACAAAGACTTGCTGTTGACTAGCTCATACCTGTCTGATTCTGGTTCTACTGGGGAGCATACAAAATCCCTAGTCACACAGTATTTGAATGCCACTGGCAATCACTGGTGCAGCTGGAGT TTGTCTCAGGCAAGGCTCCTGACTTCCTTCTTGCCGGCTCAACTTCTCCGACTCTACCAGCTGATGCTCTTCACCCTGCCAGGGACCCCTGTTTTCAGCTACGGGGATGAGATTGGCCTGGATGCGGCTGCCCTTCCTGGACAG CCTATGGAGGCTCCAGTCATGCTGTGGGATGAGTCCAGCTTCCCTGACATCCCAGGGGCTGTAAGTGCcaacatgactgtgaag GGCCAGAGTGAAGACCCTGGCTCCCTCCTTTCCTTGTTCCGGCGGCTGAGTGACCAGCGGAGTAAGGAGCGCTCCCTACTGCATGGGGACTTCCACGCGTTCTCCGCTGGGCCTGGACTCTTCTCCTATATCCGCCACTGGGACCAGAATGAGCGTTTTCTGGTAGTGCTTAACTTTGGGGATGTGGGCCTCTCGGCTGGACTGCAGGCCTCCGACCTGCCTGCCAGCGCCAGCCTGCCAGCCAAGGCTGACCTCCTGCTCAGCACCCAGCCAGGCCGTGAGGAGGGCTCCCCTCTTGAGCTGGAACGCCTGAAACTGGAGCCTCACGAAGGGCTGCTGCTCCGCTTCCCCTACGCGGCCTGA
- the SLC3A2 gene encoding amino acid transporter heavy chain SLC3A2 isoform X4, protein MELQLPEASIAVVSIPRQLPGSRSEAGVQGLSAGDDSELGSHCVAQTGLELLASGDPLPSASQNAEMIETGSDCVTQAGLQLLASSDPPALASKNAEVTGTMSQDTEVDMKEVELNELEPEKQPMNAASGAAMSLAGAEKNGLVKIKVAEDEAEAAAAAKFTGLSKEELLKVAGSPGWVRTRWALLLLFWLGWLGMLAGAVVIIVRAPRCRELPAQKWWHTGALYRIGDLQAFQGHGAGNLAGLKGRLDYLSSLKVKGLVLGPIHKNQKDDVAQTDLLQIDPNFGSKEDFDSLLQSAKKKSIRVILDLTPNYRGENSWFSTQVDTVATKVKDALEFWLQAGVDGFQVRDIENLKDASSFLAEWQNITKGFSEDRLLIAGTNSSDLQQILSLLESNKDLLLTSSYLSDSGSTGEHTKSLVTQYLNATGNHWCSWSLSQARLLTSFLPAQLLRLYQLMLFTLPGTPVFSYGDEIGLDAAALPGQPMEAPVMLWDESSFPDIPGAVSANMTVKGQSEDPGSLLSLFRRLSDQRSKERSLLHGDFHAFSAGPGLFSYIRHWDQNERFLVVLNFGDVGLSAGLQASDLPASASLPAKADLLLSTQPGREEGSPLELERLKLEPHEGLLLRFPYAA, encoded by the exons agttggggtctcactgtgttgcccagactggtctcgaactcttggcctcaggtgatcctcttccCTCAGCTTCCCAGAATGCCGAGATGAtag agacggggtctgactgtgttacccaggctggtcttcaactcttggcctcaagtgatcctcctgccttagcttccaagaatgctgaggttacag GCACCATGAGCCAGGACACCGAGGTGGATATGAAGGAGGTGGAGCTGAATGAGTTAGAGCCCGAGAAGCAGCCGATGAACGCGGCGTCTGGGGCGGCCATGTCCCTGGCGGGAGCCGAGAAGAATGGTCTGGTGAAGATCAAGGTGGCGGAAGACGAGGCGGAGGCGGCAGCCGCGGCTAAGTTCACGGGCCTGTCCAAGGAGGAGCTGCTGAAGGTGGCAGGCAGCCCCGGCTGGGTACGCACCCGCTGGGCACTGCTGCTGCTCTTCTGGCTCGGCTGGCTCGGCATGCTGGCGGGTGCCGTGGTCATAATCGTGCGGGCGCCGCGTTGTCGCGAGCTACCGGCGCAGAAGTGGTGGCACACGGGCGCCCTCTACCGCATCGGCGACCTTCAGGCCTTCCAGGGCCACGGCGCGGGCAACCTGGCGG GTCTGAAGGGGCGTCTCGATTACCTGAGCTCTCTGAAGGTGAAGGGCCTTGTGCTGGGCCCAATTCACAAGAACCAGAAGGATGATGTCGCTCAGACTGACTTGCTGCAGATCGACCCCAATTTTGGCTCCAAGGAAGATTTTGACAGTCTCTTGCAATCGGCTAAAAAAAAGA GCATCCGTGTCATTCTGGACCTTACTCCCAACTACCGGGGTGAGAACTCGTGGTTCTCCACTCAGGTTGACACTGTGGCCACCAAGGTGAAG GATGCTCTGGAGTTTTGGCTGCAAGCTGGCGTGGATGGGTTCCAGGTTCGGGACATAGAGAATCTGAAG gATGCATCCTCATTTTTGGCTGAGTGGCAAAACATCACCAAGGGCTTCAGTGAAGACAG GCTCTTGATTGCGGGGACTAACTCCTCCGACCTTCAGCAGATCCTGAGCCTACTCGAATCCAACAAAGACTTGCTGTTGACTAGCTCATACCTGTCTGATTCTGGTTCTACTGGGGAGCATACAAAATCCCTAGTCACACAGTATTTGAATGCCACTGGCAATCACTGGTGCAGCTGGAGT TTGTCTCAGGCAAGGCTCCTGACTTCCTTCTTGCCGGCTCAACTTCTCCGACTCTACCAGCTGATGCTCTTCACCCTGCCAGGGACCCCTGTTTTCAGCTACGGGGATGAGATTGGCCTGGATGCGGCTGCCCTTCCTGGACAG CCTATGGAGGCTCCAGTCATGCTGTGGGATGAGTCCAGCTTCCCTGACATCCCAGGGGCTGTAAGTGCcaacatgactgtgaag GGCCAGAGTGAAGACCCTGGCTCCCTCCTTTCCTTGTTCCGGCGGCTGAGTGACCAGCGGAGTAAGGAGCGCTCCCTACTGCATGGGGACTTCCACGCGTTCTCCGCTGGGCCTGGACTCTTCTCCTATATCCGCCACTGGGACCAGAATGAGCGTTTTCTGGTAGTGCTTAACTTTGGGGATGTGGGCCTCTCGGCTGGACTGCAGGCCTCCGACCTGCCTGCCAGCGCCAGCCTGCCAGCCAAGGCTGACCTCCTGCTCAGCACCCAGCCAGGCCGTGAGGAGGGCTCCCCTCTTGAGCTGGAACGCCTGAAACTGGAGCCTCACGAAGGGCTGCTGCTCCGCTTCCCCTACGCGGCCTGA
- the SLC3A2 gene encoding amino acid transporter heavy chain SLC3A2 isoform X3: protein MELQLPEASIAVVSIPRQLPGSRSEAGVQGLSAGDDSETGSDCVTQAGLQLLASSDPPALASKNAEVTVETGFHHVSQADLEFLTSTDPTASASGSAGITGTMSQDTEVDMKEVELNELEPEKQPMNAASGAAMSLAGAEKNGLVKIKVAEDEAEAAAAAKFTGLSKEELLKVAGSPGWVRTRWALLLLFWLGWLGMLAGAVVIIVRAPRCRELPAQKWWHTGALYRIGDLQAFQGHGAGNLAGLKGRLDYLSSLKVKGLVLGPIHKNQKDDVAQTDLLQIDPNFGSKEDFDSLLQSAKKKSIRVILDLTPNYRGENSWFSTQVDTVATKVKDALEFWLQAGVDGFQVRDIENLKDASSFLAEWQNITKGFSEDRLLIAGTNSSDLQQILSLLESNKDLLLTSSYLSDSGSTGEHTKSLVTQYLNATGNHWCSWSLSQARLLTSFLPAQLLRLYQLMLFTLPGTPVFSYGDEIGLDAAALPGQPMEAPVMLWDESSFPDIPGAVSANMTVKGQSEDPGSLLSLFRRLSDQRSKERSLLHGDFHAFSAGPGLFSYIRHWDQNERFLVVLNFGDVGLSAGLQASDLPASASLPAKADLLLSTQPGREEGSPLELERLKLEPHEGLLLRFPYAA from the exons agacggggtctgactgtgttacccaggctggtcttcaactcttggcctcaagtgatcctcctgccttagcttccaagaatgctgaggttacag tagaaacggggtttcaccatgttagccaggctgatcttgaattcctgacctcaactgatccaactgcctcggcctccggaagtgctgggattacag GCACCATGAGCCAGGACACCGAGGTGGATATGAAGGAGGTGGAGCTGAATGAGTTAGAGCCCGAGAAGCAGCCGATGAACGCGGCGTCTGGGGCGGCCATGTCCCTGGCGGGAGCCGAGAAGAATGGTCTGGTGAAGATCAAGGTGGCGGAAGACGAGGCGGAGGCGGCAGCCGCGGCTAAGTTCACGGGCCTGTCCAAGGAGGAGCTGCTGAAGGTGGCAGGCAGCCCCGGCTGGGTACGCACCCGCTGGGCACTGCTGCTGCTCTTCTGGCTCGGCTGGCTCGGCATGCTGGCGGGTGCCGTGGTCATAATCGTGCGGGCGCCGCGTTGTCGCGAGCTACCGGCGCAGAAGTGGTGGCACACGGGCGCCCTCTACCGCATCGGCGACCTTCAGGCCTTCCAGGGCCACGGCGCGGGCAACCTGGCGG GTCTGAAGGGGCGTCTCGATTACCTGAGCTCTCTGAAGGTGAAGGGCCTTGTGCTGGGCCCAATTCACAAGAACCAGAAGGATGATGTCGCTCAGACTGACTTGCTGCAGATCGACCCCAATTTTGGCTCCAAGGAAGATTTTGACAGTCTCTTGCAATCGGCTAAAAAAAAGA GCATCCGTGTCATTCTGGACCTTACTCCCAACTACCGGGGTGAGAACTCGTGGTTCTCCACTCAGGTTGACACTGTGGCCACCAAGGTGAAG GATGCTCTGGAGTTTTGGCTGCAAGCTGGCGTGGATGGGTTCCAGGTTCGGGACATAGAGAATCTGAAG gATGCATCCTCATTTTTGGCTGAGTGGCAAAACATCACCAAGGGCTTCAGTGAAGACAG GCTCTTGATTGCGGGGACTAACTCCTCCGACCTTCAGCAGATCCTGAGCCTACTCGAATCCAACAAAGACTTGCTGTTGACTAGCTCATACCTGTCTGATTCTGGTTCTACTGGGGAGCATACAAAATCCCTAGTCACACAGTATTTGAATGCCACTGGCAATCACTGGTGCAGCTGGAGT TTGTCTCAGGCAAGGCTCCTGACTTCCTTCTTGCCGGCTCAACTTCTCCGACTCTACCAGCTGATGCTCTTCACCCTGCCAGGGACCCCTGTTTTCAGCTACGGGGATGAGATTGGCCTGGATGCGGCTGCCCTTCCTGGACAG CCTATGGAGGCTCCAGTCATGCTGTGGGATGAGTCCAGCTTCCCTGACATCCCAGGGGCTGTAAGTGCcaacatgactgtgaag GGCCAGAGTGAAGACCCTGGCTCCCTCCTTTCCTTGTTCCGGCGGCTGAGTGACCAGCGGAGTAAGGAGCGCTCCCTACTGCATGGGGACTTCCACGCGTTCTCCGCTGGGCCTGGACTCTTCTCCTATATCCGCCACTGGGACCAGAATGAGCGTTTTCTGGTAGTGCTTAACTTTGGGGATGTGGGCCTCTCGGCTGGACTGCAGGCCTCCGACCTGCCTGCCAGCGCCAGCCTGCCAGCCAAGGCTGACCTCCTGCTCAGCACCCAGCCAGGCCGTGAGGAGGGCTCCCCTCTTGAGCTGGAACGCCTGAAACTGGAGCCTCACGAAGGGCTGCTGCTCCGCTTCCCCTACGCGGCCTGA
- the SLC3A2 gene encoding amino acid transporter heavy chain SLC3A2 isoform X1: MELQLPEASIAVVSIPRQLPGSRSEAGVQGLSAGDDSELGSHCVAQTGLELLASGDPLPSASQNAEMIETGSDCVTQAGLQLLASSDPPALASKNAEVTVETGFHHVSQADLEFLTSTDPTASASGSAGITGTMSQDTEVDMKEVELNELEPEKQPMNAASGAAMSLAGAEKNGLVKIKVAEDEAEAAAAAKFTGLSKEELLKVAGSPGWVRTRWALLLLFWLGWLGMLAGAVVIIVRAPRCRELPAQKWWHTGALYRIGDLQAFQGHGAGNLAGLKGRLDYLSSLKVKGLVLGPIHKNQKDDVAQTDLLQIDPNFGSKEDFDSLLQSAKKKSIRVILDLTPNYRGENSWFSTQVDTVATKVKDALEFWLQAGVDGFQVRDIENLKDASSFLAEWQNITKGFSEDRLLIAGTNSSDLQQILSLLESNKDLLLTSSYLSDSGSTGEHTKSLVTQYLNATGNHWCSWSLSQARLLTSFLPAQLLRLYQLMLFTLPGTPVFSYGDEIGLDAAALPGQPMEAPVMLWDESSFPDIPGAVSANMTVKGQSEDPGSLLSLFRRLSDQRSKERSLLHGDFHAFSAGPGLFSYIRHWDQNERFLVVLNFGDVGLSAGLQASDLPASASLPAKADLLLSTQPGREEGSPLELERLKLEPHEGLLLRFPYAA; this comes from the exons agttggggtctcactgtgttgcccagactggtctcgaactcttggcctcaggtgatcctcttccCTCAGCTTCCCAGAATGCCGAGATGAtag agacggggtctgactgtgttacccaggctggtcttcaactcttggcctcaagtgatcctcctgccttagcttccaagaatgctgaggttacag tagaaacggggtttcaccatgttagccaggctgatcttgaattcctgacctcaactgatccaactgcctcggcctccggaagtgctgggattacag GCACCATGAGCCAGGACACCGAGGTGGATATGAAGGAGGTGGAGCTGAATGAGTTAGAGCCCGAGAAGCAGCCGATGAACGCGGCGTCTGGGGCGGCCATGTCCCTGGCGGGAGCCGAGAAGAATGGTCTGGTGAAGATCAAGGTGGCGGAAGACGAGGCGGAGGCGGCAGCCGCGGCTAAGTTCACGGGCCTGTCCAAGGAGGAGCTGCTGAAGGTGGCAGGCAGCCCCGGCTGGGTACGCACCCGCTGGGCACTGCTGCTGCTCTTCTGGCTCGGCTGGCTCGGCATGCTGGCGGGTGCCGTGGTCATAATCGTGCGGGCGCCGCGTTGTCGCGAGCTACCGGCGCAGAAGTGGTGGCACACGGGCGCCCTCTACCGCATCGGCGACCTTCAGGCCTTCCAGGGCCACGGCGCGGGCAACCTGGCGG GTCTGAAGGGGCGTCTCGATTACCTGAGCTCTCTGAAGGTGAAGGGCCTTGTGCTGGGCCCAATTCACAAGAACCAGAAGGATGATGTCGCTCAGACTGACTTGCTGCAGATCGACCCCAATTTTGGCTCCAAGGAAGATTTTGACAGTCTCTTGCAATCGGCTAAAAAAAAGA GCATCCGTGTCATTCTGGACCTTACTCCCAACTACCGGGGTGAGAACTCGTGGTTCTCCACTCAGGTTGACACTGTGGCCACCAAGGTGAAG GATGCTCTGGAGTTTTGGCTGCAAGCTGGCGTGGATGGGTTCCAGGTTCGGGACATAGAGAATCTGAAG gATGCATCCTCATTTTTGGCTGAGTGGCAAAACATCACCAAGGGCTTCAGTGAAGACAG GCTCTTGATTGCGGGGACTAACTCCTCCGACCTTCAGCAGATCCTGAGCCTACTCGAATCCAACAAAGACTTGCTGTTGACTAGCTCATACCTGTCTGATTCTGGTTCTACTGGGGAGCATACAAAATCCCTAGTCACACAGTATTTGAATGCCACTGGCAATCACTGGTGCAGCTGGAGT TTGTCTCAGGCAAGGCTCCTGACTTCCTTCTTGCCGGCTCAACTTCTCCGACTCTACCAGCTGATGCTCTTCACCCTGCCAGGGACCCCTGTTTTCAGCTACGGGGATGAGATTGGCCTGGATGCGGCTGCCCTTCCTGGACAG CCTATGGAGGCTCCAGTCATGCTGTGGGATGAGTCCAGCTTCCCTGACATCCCAGGGGCTGTAAGTGCcaacatgactgtgaag GGCCAGAGTGAAGACCCTGGCTCCCTCCTTTCCTTGTTCCGGCGGCTGAGTGACCAGCGGAGTAAGGAGCGCTCCCTACTGCATGGGGACTTCCACGCGTTCTCCGCTGGGCCTGGACTCTTCTCCTATATCCGCCACTGGGACCAGAATGAGCGTTTTCTGGTAGTGCTTAACTTTGGGGATGTGGGCCTCTCGGCTGGACTGCAGGCCTCCGACCTGCCTGCCAGCGCCAGCCTGCCAGCCAAGGCTGACCTCCTGCTCAGCACCCAGCCAGGCCGTGAGGAGGGCTCCCCTCTTGAGCTGGAACGCCTGAAACTGGAGCCTCACGAAGGGCTGCTGCTCCGCTTCCCCTACGCGGCCTGA
- the SLC3A2 gene encoding amino acid transporter heavy chain SLC3A2 isoform X6 — MELQLPEASIAVVSIPRQLPGSRSEAGVQGLSAGDDSETGSDCVTQAGLQLLASSDPPALASKNAEVTGTMSQDTEVDMKEVELNELEPEKQPMNAASGAAMSLAGAEKNGLVKIKVAEDEAEAAAAAKFTGLSKEELLKVAGSPGWVRTRWALLLLFWLGWLGMLAGAVVIIVRAPRCRELPAQKWWHTGALYRIGDLQAFQGHGAGNLAGLKGRLDYLSSLKVKGLVLGPIHKNQKDDVAQTDLLQIDPNFGSKEDFDSLLQSAKKKSIRVILDLTPNYRGENSWFSTQVDTVATKVKDALEFWLQAGVDGFQVRDIENLKDASSFLAEWQNITKGFSEDRLLIAGTNSSDLQQILSLLESNKDLLLTSSYLSDSGSTGEHTKSLVTQYLNATGNHWCSWSLSQARLLTSFLPAQLLRLYQLMLFTLPGTPVFSYGDEIGLDAAALPGQPMEAPVMLWDESSFPDIPGAVSANMTVKGQSEDPGSLLSLFRRLSDQRSKERSLLHGDFHAFSAGPGLFSYIRHWDQNERFLVVLNFGDVGLSAGLQASDLPASASLPAKADLLLSTQPGREEGSPLELERLKLEPHEGLLLRFPYAA; from the exons agacggggtctgactgtgttacccaggctggtcttcaactcttggcctcaagtgatcctcctgccttagcttccaagaatgctgaggttacag GCACCATGAGCCAGGACACCGAGGTGGATATGAAGGAGGTGGAGCTGAATGAGTTAGAGCCCGAGAAGCAGCCGATGAACGCGGCGTCTGGGGCGGCCATGTCCCTGGCGGGAGCCGAGAAGAATGGTCTGGTGAAGATCAAGGTGGCGGAAGACGAGGCGGAGGCGGCAGCCGCGGCTAAGTTCACGGGCCTGTCCAAGGAGGAGCTGCTGAAGGTGGCAGGCAGCCCCGGCTGGGTACGCACCCGCTGGGCACTGCTGCTGCTCTTCTGGCTCGGCTGGCTCGGCATGCTGGCGGGTGCCGTGGTCATAATCGTGCGGGCGCCGCGTTGTCGCGAGCTACCGGCGCAGAAGTGGTGGCACACGGGCGCCCTCTACCGCATCGGCGACCTTCAGGCCTTCCAGGGCCACGGCGCGGGCAACCTGGCGG GTCTGAAGGGGCGTCTCGATTACCTGAGCTCTCTGAAGGTGAAGGGCCTTGTGCTGGGCCCAATTCACAAGAACCAGAAGGATGATGTCGCTCAGACTGACTTGCTGCAGATCGACCCCAATTTTGGCTCCAAGGAAGATTTTGACAGTCTCTTGCAATCGGCTAAAAAAAAGA GCATCCGTGTCATTCTGGACCTTACTCCCAACTACCGGGGTGAGAACTCGTGGTTCTCCACTCAGGTTGACACTGTGGCCACCAAGGTGAAG GATGCTCTGGAGTTTTGGCTGCAAGCTGGCGTGGATGGGTTCCAGGTTCGGGACATAGAGAATCTGAAG gATGCATCCTCATTTTTGGCTGAGTGGCAAAACATCACCAAGGGCTTCAGTGAAGACAG GCTCTTGATTGCGGGGACTAACTCCTCCGACCTTCAGCAGATCCTGAGCCTACTCGAATCCAACAAAGACTTGCTGTTGACTAGCTCATACCTGTCTGATTCTGGTTCTACTGGGGAGCATACAAAATCCCTAGTCACACAGTATTTGAATGCCACTGGCAATCACTGGTGCAGCTGGAGT TTGTCTCAGGCAAGGCTCCTGACTTCCTTCTTGCCGGCTCAACTTCTCCGACTCTACCAGCTGATGCTCTTCACCCTGCCAGGGACCCCTGTTTTCAGCTACGGGGATGAGATTGGCCTGGATGCGGCTGCCCTTCCTGGACAG CCTATGGAGGCTCCAGTCATGCTGTGGGATGAGTCCAGCTTCCCTGACATCCCAGGGGCTGTAAGTGCcaacatgactgtgaag GGCCAGAGTGAAGACCCTGGCTCCCTCCTTTCCTTGTTCCGGCGGCTGAGTGACCAGCGGAGTAAGGAGCGCTCCCTACTGCATGGGGACTTCCACGCGTTCTCCGCTGGGCCTGGACTCTTCTCCTATATCCGCCACTGGGACCAGAATGAGCGTTTTCTGGTAGTGCTTAACTTTGGGGATGTGGGCCTCTCGGCTGGACTGCAGGCCTCCGACCTGCCTGCCAGCGCCAGCCTGCCAGCCAAGGCTGACCTCCTGCTCAGCACCCAGCCAGGCCGTGAGGAGGGCTCCCCTCTTGAGCTGGAACGCCTGAAACTGGAGCCTCACGAAGGGCTGCTGCTCCGCTTCCCCTACGCGGCCTGA